Proteins from a genomic interval of Ferrovibrio terrae:
- a CDS encoding fumarylacetoacetate hydrolase family protein: MKLLRYGPVGQEKPGLLDATGTLRDLSTVVPDISSSSLSPAGLDKLKSLDPKALKAVAGNPRIGPCVTGVGKFICIGLNYSDHAAETGATVPPEPIIFMKATSAITGPNDDVIIPKNSEKTDWEVELGVVIGSVARYVSEADAMKHVAGYCLINDVSERAFQTERHGQWTKGKSADSFGPIGPWLVTADEIPDPQDLPMFCDINGKRFQNGSTKTMVYGVRYLISYLSQFMSLQPGDIISTGTPPGVGMGQKPPLYLKDGDKIHLGIAGLGEQHQTARNYKG, encoded by the coding sequence ATGAAACTGCTGCGTTACGGCCCTGTGGGCCAGGAAAAACCCGGCCTGCTCGATGCCACAGGCACCCTCCGTGACCTGTCCACCGTTGTGCCGGATATCAGCAGCAGTTCGCTCAGTCCTGCCGGCCTGGACAAGCTGAAGTCGCTCGATCCCAAGGCGCTGAAGGCGGTCGCGGGCAATCCGCGCATCGGACCCTGCGTCACCGGCGTCGGCAAGTTCATCTGCATCGGCCTGAATTATTCCGATCATGCGGCCGAGACCGGCGCTACCGTGCCACCGGAGCCGATCATCTTCATGAAAGCCACCTCGGCGATCACCGGCCCGAACGACGATGTGATCATCCCGAAGAATTCCGAAAAGACCGACTGGGAAGTTGAACTCGGCGTGGTGATCGGTTCGGTGGCGCGCTATGTCAGCGAAGCCGACGCGATGAAGCATGTCGCCGGCTACTGCCTGATCAATGACGTTTCGGAACGCGCTTTCCAGACCGAGCGCCACGGCCAGTGGACCAAAGGCAAGAGCGCCGACAGTTTCGGCCCGATCGGCCCCTGGCTGGTGACGGCCGACGAGATTCCGGATCCGCAGGATTTGCCGATGTTCTGCGACATCAACGGCAAGCGGTTCCAGAATGGCTCGACCAAGACCATGGTCTACGGCGTACGCTATCTGATCAGCTATCTGAGCCAGTTCATGTCGCTGCAGCCGGGCGACATCATCTCGACCGGCACGCCACCGGGTGTCGGCATGGGCCAGAAGCCGCCGCTCTATCTGAAAGACGGCGACAAGATCCATCTTGGCATCGCCGGTCTGGGTGAACAGCACCAGACTGCGCGGAATTATAAAGGTTGA
- a CDS encoding SDR family oxidoreductase produces the protein MRLEGKTAVVTAAAQGIGRASAIAFAREGATVIATDINEAKLKELGSLPNIRTRKLDVLNPDAITAFAKETGAVDVLFNCAGFVHHGTILETEEKDWDFSFDLNVRAMYRMVKAFLPAMIASDKGASIINMSSACSSVKGAPNRFVYGTTKAAVIGMTRSLAADFIKQGIRANAICPGTIQTPSLDDRIASQAAAAGGLEQARSGFVARQPLGRLGTPEEIAALAVYLASDESAFTTGTIHVIDGGWTI, from the coding sequence ATGCGTTTGGAAGGCAAGACGGCGGTGGTCACGGCGGCGGCGCAGGGCATCGGCCGCGCATCCGCGATTGCGTTTGCCCGTGAGGGCGCCACGGTGATCGCCACCGACATCAACGAAGCCAAGCTGAAGGAACTCGGCAGCCTGCCGAATATCCGCACCCGCAAGCTGGATGTGCTGAATCCCGACGCCATTACCGCTTTCGCCAAGGAGACGGGCGCGGTGGACGTGCTGTTCAACTGCGCCGGCTTCGTGCATCACGGCACCATTCTCGAAACCGAGGAAAAGGACTGGGACTTCTCCTTCGATCTCAATGTGCGGGCGATGTATCGCATGGTGAAGGCCTTCCTGCCGGCGATGATCGCCAGCGACAAGGGCGCGTCCATCATCAACATGTCGTCGGCCTGCTCCTCGGTGAAGGGCGCGCCGAACCGCTTCGTCTATGGCACCACCAAGGCCGCCGTGATCGGCATGACCCGGTCGCTGGCCGCTGATTTCATCAAGCAGGGTATCCGCGCCAATGCGATCTGTCCCGGCACGATCCAGACGCCCTCGCTGGACGACCGCATTGCGTCGCAGGCCGCGGCTGCTGGCGGCCTCGAACAGGCGCGCTCCGGTTTCGTGGCGCGCCAGCCGCTCGGCCGGCTCGGCACGCCCGAGGAGATCGCCGCGCTGGCGGTCTACCTTGCCTCCGATGAATCCGCCTTCACCACCGGCACCATCCATGTGATCGATGGCGGCTGGACGATCTGA
- a CDS encoding UxaA family hydrolase, with protein MTEIAMRGWRRSDGRKGIRNYVAVAYLVECAHHVSKEIAWPYREQGAHVIGFPGCYPNAYALKMMQRLCTHPNVGAVLLVSLGCEGFNKKLLERTIKDSGRPVQLLAIQENGGTRATIQKGRDWVEAQLKELAAQPTEPMDVSELVVGTICGGSDATSGLTANPAMGRAFDFLVEQKAAAIFEETGELIGMEGWMAERAITPELGDELKACVAKAARYYETLGYPSFAPGNADGGLTTIEEKSLGAYAKSGASPISGIIKPGDIPPRGGLYLLDVVPDGEVRFGFPNISDNAEIAELIACGSHVILFSTGRGSVVGSALAPVIKVCANPRTYARMADDMDVNAGRILEGTADLDTVGREIFDLIKQVGAGEMTRSEGLGHQEFILTYKSFEPIGPACLPAVA; from the coding sequence ATGACCGAGATCGCAATGCGCGGCTGGCGCCGTTCCGATGGGCGCAAGGGCATCCGCAATTATGTGGCCGTGGCCTATCTGGTCGAATGCGCCCATCACGTTTCAAAAGAGATCGCCTGGCCCTATCGTGAACAGGGCGCGCATGTGATCGGTTTTCCCGGCTGCTATCCCAATGCCTATGCGCTGAAGATGATGCAGCGGCTCTGCACCCATCCCAACGTGGGCGCCGTGCTGCTGGTCTCGCTGGGCTGCGAGGGTTTCAACAAGAAGCTGCTGGAACGCACGATCAAAGACAGCGGCCGTCCGGTGCAACTGCTGGCGATCCAGGAAAACGGCGGCACCCGCGCCACCATCCAGAAGGGCCGCGACTGGGTTGAAGCGCAGCTGAAGGAACTGGCGGCGCAGCCGACCGAGCCGATGGACGTGTCCGAACTGGTGGTCGGCACGATTTGCGGCGGTTCGGATGCCACGTCCGGTCTCACTGCCAATCCGGCGATGGGCCGTGCCTTCGATTTCCTGGTGGAACAAAAAGCCGCGGCGATCTTCGAGGAAACCGGCGAACTGATCGGCATGGAAGGCTGGATGGCCGAACGCGCCATCACGCCGGAACTTGGCGACGAGCTGAAGGCCTGCGTGGCGAAAGCCGCGCGCTATTACGAAACGCTGGGTTATCCCAGCTTCGCGCCGGGCAATGCCGATGGCGGGCTGACGACGATTGAGGAGAAGTCGCTTGGCGCCTATGCCAAGAGCGGTGCCTCGCCGATCAGCGGCATCATCAAGCCGGGAGACATCCCGCCGCGTGGCGGCCTGTATCTGCTCGATGTCGTGCCCGACGGCGAGGTGCGTTTCGGTTTTCCCAATATCAGCGATAATGCCGAAATCGCCGAGCTCATCGCCTGCGGCTCGCATGTCATCCTGTTTTCCACGGGACGCGGCTCAGTGGTCGGTTCGGCACTGGCCCCGGTGATCAAGGTCTGCGCCAATCCGCGCACTTATGCGCGCATGGCCGACGACATGGACGTGAATGCCGGGCGGATTCTGGAAGGCACGGCCGATCTGGATACTGTGGGCCGCGAAATCTTCGACCTGATCAAGCAGGTCGGCGCCGGCGAGATGACGAGATCCGAAGGCCTGGGGCACCAGGAATTCATCCTCACCTACAAGAGTTTTGAACCGATCGGTCCGGCCTGCCTGCCGGCGGTCGCGTAA
- a CDS encoding UxaA family hydrolase, which produces MANSETDPRLLVLAPGDNIAVARLEIAVGTALQVAGRSVTLQRAMGFGHKIALRDIAAGERIVKYGAPIGSATQAIPHGGYVHSHNLASDYMPSTVPVEAAP; this is translated from the coding sequence ATGGCAAATTCTGAGACAGACCCGCGTCTGCTGGTGCTCGCGCCGGGCGACAATATCGCCGTGGCGCGGCTGGAGATTGCCGTCGGCACGGCCCTGCAGGTGGCGGGCCGCAGCGTGACCTTGCAGCGTGCGATGGGCTTTGGCCACAAGATCGCGCTGCGCGATATCGCGGCTGGCGAGCGGATCGTGAAATATGGCGCGCCGATCGGCAGCGCCACGCAAGCGATCCCGCATGGCGGCTATGTGCATAGCCACAACCTGGCCAGCGACTACATGCCCAGTACCGTGCCGGTGGAGGCTGCCCCATGA
- a CDS encoding RraA family protein, with product MSGTLPANPLADRLSRCYASAVHDVLRAQGHDNCLLPHDIRPLNIKHTLAGEIWTVSGHIDRTRSAHETLLEWTGVLSKAPGGKVVICQPNNKEVALMGELSASALQLKGVRGYIVDGGCRDAAMIDEIDFPTWCSFYTPSDIVARWVPDSFGAPITIGTVTICTGDYVIADRDGIVIIPKAMAEAVVTRTEEVMSTEGEVRRHIMAGMDPQEAYKRYGKF from the coding sequence ATGTCCGGGACACTGCCGGCGAATCCGCTCGCGGATCGCCTGAGCCGCTGCTACGCCTCCGCCGTCCATGACGTGCTGCGCGCCCAGGGGCATGACAACTGCCTGCTGCCCCACGATATCCGCCCGCTGAACATCAAACATACGCTGGCCGGCGAGATCTGGACCGTCAGCGGCCATATCGACCGTACGCGCTCGGCGCATGAAACCCTGCTGGAATGGACCGGCGTGCTGTCGAAGGCACCGGGCGGCAAGGTGGTGATCTGCCAGCCGAACAACAAGGAAGTGGCGCTGATGGGCGAGCTGTCGGCCTCGGCGCTGCAGCTCAAGGGCGTGCGCGGCTACATTGTCGATGGCGGTTGCCGCGATGCGGCGATGATCGACGAGATCGATTTCCCCACCTGGTGCAGTTTCTACACGCCGTCCGACATCGTGGCGCGCTGGGTGCCCGACAGTTTCGGGGCGCCGATCACCATCGGCACCGTCACGATCTGTACCGGCGACTATGTGATCGCCGATCGCGACGGCATCGTGATCATCCCCAAAGCCATGGCCGAGGCCGTGGTGACCCGCACCGAAGAGGTGATGAGCACCGAAGGCGAAGTCCGGCGCCACATCATGGCCGGCATGGACCCGCAGGAAGCCTACAAGCGTTATGGCAAATTCTGA
- a CDS encoding YbfB/YjiJ family MFS transporter — protein sequence MISPAIRNALAGLGALLLGLGIGRFGYTPLMPVLIEQGWLSVGDAGYLGATNLFGYVLGSLLAATLARQIPVPLLTRISMVTVAISLVACALPWGFIWFAPWRFLAGFTGGLLMVGAIPLVLSRAPLNQRGRANGIIFTGVGSGIIVSGALVPALAGFGPSAIWAGMGLLALLIAALTWKQWDGDAALPPPPAEAAPARVFTLPIALLLAAYTIDSAGFIPHTVFLADYVARGLERGVAAGGLTWVLFGIGALCGPLLVGFAAEWFGFYRSIIGVLAIKSAAIAIPLMSQHPVALGISAVTVGAMTPGISALASGRVAELVGFGAHRKVWGWLTAGFAGASAGVGYFFSWLFDQTHSYNLLFALGASGIFIAMLLTIFVRKPS from the coding sequence ATGATCAGTCCCGCCATCCGTAATGCCCTCGCCGGCCTGGGCGCGCTGTTGCTCGGCCTGGGTATTGGCCGCTTCGGCTACACGCCGCTGATGCCGGTATTGATCGAACAGGGCTGGCTCAGCGTCGGCGATGCCGGCTATCTCGGCGCCACCAACCTGTTCGGCTATGTCCTCGGCAGTCTGCTTGCCGCCACGCTGGCGCGCCAGATACCCGTGCCGTTGCTGACCCGCATCTCGATGGTGACGGTCGCCATCAGCCTGGTGGCCTGTGCGCTGCCGTGGGGCTTCATCTGGTTCGCGCCCTGGCGCTTCCTCGCCGGTTTCACCGGCGGGCTGCTGATGGTCGGCGCGATTCCGCTGGTGCTGTCGCGCGCGCCGCTGAACCAGCGCGGCCGCGCCAACGGTATTATTTTTACCGGCGTCGGCTCCGGCATCATCGTGTCCGGTGCGCTGGTGCCGGCGCTGGCCGGTTTCGGACCCTCGGCGATCTGGGCCGGCATGGGGCTGCTCGCGCTGCTGATCGCCGCACTGACCTGGAAGCAATGGGATGGCGATGCCGCCCTGCCCCCGCCGCCCGCCGAAGCCGCACCGGCACGCGTCTTCACGCTGCCCATCGCACTGCTGCTCGCGGCCTATACGATCGACTCCGCCGGCTTCATCCCGCACACGGTGTTCCTGGCCGACTATGTCGCGCGCGGCCTGGAACGCGGCGTGGCGGCGGGCGGCCTCACCTGGGTACTGTTCGGCATCGGCGCGCTCTGCGGCCCGCTGCTGGTCGGGTTTGCGGCTGAATGGTTCGGCTTCTATCGCAGCATCATCGGTGTGCTGGCGATCAAGAGCGCGGCGATTGCCATTCCGCTGATGTCGCAGCATCCGGTGGCACTGGGGATTTCGGCTGTCACGGTCGGTGCGATGACGCCGGGTATCTCGGCGCTGGCATCCGGCCGCGTCGCCGAACTGGTCGGCTTTGGCGCACATCGTAAGGTCTGGGGCTGGCTGACCGCCGGCTTCGCCGGCGCATCCGCCGGCGTCGGCTACTTCTTCTCCTGGCTTTTCGACCAGACGCATTCCTACAATCTGCTGTTCGCGCTCGGTGCCAGTGGCATTTTCATCGCCATGCTGCTCACCATCTTCGTGCGTAAACCCAGCTAG
- a CDS encoding ArsR/SmtB family transcription factor — protein MNANLNQLQASAAEASRFLRALANEKRLLTLCQLVDSEQSVGALAEAVGLSQSALSQHLTRLREDGLVATRRDSQTIYYRLADPRIEAMIGLLYDQFCKPSRR, from the coding sequence ATGAACGCCAACCTGAATCAATTGCAAGCCAGCGCCGCCGAAGCCAGCCGCTTCCTGCGCGCCCTCGCCAACGAAAAGCGACTGCTGACCTTGTGTCAGCTGGTCGACAGCGAGCAGTCGGTCGGCGCACTGGCCGAAGCCGTCGGCTTGAGCCAGTCGGCCCTGTCGCAGCATCTGACGAGGCTGCGCGAGGACGGTCTGGTCGCGACGCGTCGCGACAGCCAGACCATCTACTACCGCCTCGCCGATCCGCGCATCGAAGCCATGATCGGCCTGCTCTACGACCAATTCTGCAAACCTTCCCGGCGCTGA
- a CDS encoding rhodanese-like domain-containing protein translates to MSLPKISPAELQRRLQADSAVLIDIREPSEFAREHILGARLVPLTAIDSHDFDTQHDKAAVFTCRSGNRTTMNAARLLAKGFREAYVLDGGLDGWKRAGLPVHFNAAAPIDLQRQVQIAAGSLAATSALLAWLVSPGFILLSGFVGAGLVMAGVTGFCGMAKILALLPWNRKFMTA, encoded by the coding sequence ATGTCCCTTCCCAAGATCTCCCCCGCCGAATTGCAGCGCCGCCTGCAGGCCGACAGCGCGGTGCTGATCGATATCCGGGAGCCATCCGAATTTGCACGCGAGCATATCCTCGGTGCCCGGCTCGTGCCGCTGACCGCGATCGACAGCCACGATTTCGACACGCAGCACGACAAGGCCGCGGTCTTCACCTGTCGCAGCGGGAACCGCACGACGATGAATGCGGCCCGACTGCTCGCCAAGGGTTTCCGCGAGGCCTATGTGCTTGATGGCGGCCTGGACGGCTGGAAGCGCGCCGGTCTGCCGGTGCATTTCAATGCCGCCGCGCCGATCGACCTGCAGCGCCAGGTGCAGATCGCAGCGGGTAGTCTGGCCGCCACCAGTGCGCTGCTCGCCTGGCTGGTATCGCCCGGCTTCATCCTGCTCAGCGGTTTCGTCGGCGCCGGTCTCGTCATGGCCGGTGTGACCGGCTTCTGCGGCATGGCGAAAATCCTGGCGTTGCTGCCCTGGAACCGAAAATTCATGACCGCGTGA
- a CDS encoding MBL fold metallo-hydrolase: protein MTPQVHAFFDEATFTVSYVVIDPATRNCAIVDSVLDYDPASGRTKTASADSIIAFIRQQGLTLDWILETHVHADHLSAAPYIKQQLDGRIGIGFNITVVQNVFGKVFNAGTEFARDGSQFDHLFRDGETFRIGNIEARVLHTPGHTPACMTYVIGDVAFVGDTLFMPDYGTARCDFPGGDARELYRSIRKIFALPPETRLFMCHDYKAPGREDYRWETTVAAERTGNIHVHDGVDEDSFVAMRRKRDATLDMPRLILPSVQVNMRAGKLPPAESNGTRYLKIPLDAL, encoded by the coding sequence ATGACTCCGCAAGTGCATGCCTTCTTCGATGAAGCCACCTTTACGGTCAGCTATGTCGTGATCGATCCGGCGACCAGAAACTGTGCCATCGTGGACTCGGTACTCGACTACGATCCGGCGTCCGGCCGCACAAAAACCGCGTCCGCTGACAGCATCATCGCCTTCATCCGCCAGCAGGGCCTGACGCTCGACTGGATTCTTGAAACGCATGTCCATGCCGATCATCTTTCCGCCGCGCCTTATATCAAGCAGCAGCTGGACGGCCGGATCGGCATCGGCTTCAACATCACCGTCGTTCAGAACGTGTTCGGCAAGGTGTTCAATGCCGGCACCGAATTCGCCCGCGACGGCAGCCAGTTCGACCATCTGTTCCGCGATGGCGAGACGTTCCGGATCGGCAATATCGAAGCCCGCGTTCTGCATACCCCCGGCCATACGCCGGCCTGCATGACCTATGTGATCGGCGATGTCGCCTTCGTCGGCGATACGCTGTTCATGCCCGATTACGGCACGGCGCGCTGCGACTTCCCCGGCGGCGATGCGCGCGAACTCTATCGCTCGATCCGCAAGATCTTCGCCCTGCCGCCGGAAACGCGCCTGTTCATGTGCCATGACTACAAGGCGCCGGGCCGCGAGGACTATCGCTGGGAAACCACGGTGGCGGCGGAGCGCACCGGCAATATCCATGTTCATGACGGCGTGGACGAGGACAGCTTCGTCGCCATGCGGCGCAAGCGCGACGCCACCCTGGATATGCCGCGTCTGATCCTGCCATCGGTGCAGGTCAATATGCGCGCCGGCAAACTGCCGCCGGCAGAGAGCAACGGCACGCGCTATCTGAAAATCCCGCTCGACGCCCTCTGA
- a CDS encoding sulfite exporter TauE/SafE family protein produces MLTLTAAQTALALASGGVVGLALALVGGGGSILAVPALLYLVGLSDTHLAIGTSALAVAVNAFANLAMHARQQPVKWRCAAVYAASGVLGAAIGSTFGKLVDGRQLLLLFAAAMVAVGFAMLRPKAAGGDPDVQLNARIFPKLAIFGLMTGLASGFFGIGGGFMVVPGLMAGSGMPMLNAVAASLLSVGSFGFTTAANYAFSSQVHWIAAGWFIAGGLIGGVIGLRLAVHAATRKGLLNRIFAALIFCVAAYIVWRAI; encoded by the coding sequence ATGCTGACACTTACGGCAGCACAGACAGCCTTGGCGCTGGCCTCGGGCGGCGTGGTCGGCTTAGCCCTGGCGCTGGTCGGCGGCGGCGGGTCGATCCTTGCCGTTCCCGCACTGCTCTATCTCGTCGGCCTGAGCGACACGCACCTCGCCATCGGCACCAGCGCGCTGGCGGTTGCCGTAAATGCCTTTGCCAATCTCGCCATGCACGCGCGTCAGCAGCCGGTGAAATGGCGTTGTGCCGCCGTCTATGCCGCCAGCGGCGTGCTGGGGGCCGCCATCGGCTCCACATTCGGCAAGCTGGTGGATGGCCGCCAGCTTCTGCTGCTGTTCGCGGCTGCCATGGTGGCGGTGGGATTCGCGATGCTGCGGCCCAAGGCGGCCGGCGGCGATCCGGATGTCCAGCTCAACGCCCGCATCTTTCCGAAACTGGCGATCTTCGGCCTGATGACCGGATTGGCGAGCGGCTTTTTCGGCATCGGCGGCGGCTTCATGGTCGTGCCGGGACTGATGGCCGGCAGCGGCATGCCCATGCTGAACGCGGTTGCCGCGTCTCTGCTTTCGGTCGGCAGTTTCGGATTCACCACGGCTGCGAATTACGCATTCAGCAGTCAGGTTCACTGGATCGCCGCCGGCTGGTTTATCGCCGGTGGTCTGATCGGCGGCGTGATCGGGCTCCGCCTTGCCGTTCATGCCGCAACCCGCAAGGGATTGCTGAACCGGATCTTCGCCGCACTGATCTTCTGCGTCGCCGCCTACATTGTCTGGCGCGCGATCTGA